TCTCGGAGAAACCGATCCAGATCGAACGTGGCGAGGGACCGTACCTGTACACCGACGACGGCACCGAGTATCTCGACTTCGGCGCGTCGTACGCGGTGGCGGCGCTCGGCCACGCGCACCCGCGGGTGACGGAGGCCGTCCAAGCGCAGGTCGAGGACCTGGTGTACGTCCAGGCGTCGTATCCGAACTCGGCCCGGACGGAGCTGTACGAGAAGCTCGGCGCGCTCGGCCCCGCCGACGAGGAGCGCGCGCTGGGGAAGGTCTGGCTCTGCAACTCGGGAACGGAGGCGAACGAGGCGGCGATGAAGTTCGCCCGCAACGCCACCGGTCGGTCGAAGATCGTCGCCACCAAGAGAGGCTTCCACGGCCGGACGATGGGCGCGCTGGCGATGACGTGGAAGGACAAGTACAAGAAGCCGTTCGAGCCGCTCGCCGGTGGGATCGAGTTCGTCACCTACGGCGACGCCCAGGAGCTGGAGGAAGCGGTCGACGGCGAGACGGCCGCGGTGTTCCTCGAACCCGTCCAGGGCGAAGGCGGCATCCACCCCGCCTCGACCGAGTACCTCCGGGCCGCCCGCGACGCGGCCGACGAGGCGGGCGCGGCGCTCGTCTTCGACGAGATCCAGACGGGCGTCGGCCGGACGGGCACGCTCTGGGCCTGCGAGGGAGCGGGCGTCGTCCCCGACATGCTGACGACGGCGAAGGGGATCGCGAACGGCCTCCCGCTCGGGGCGACGCTCTGTGCGGACTGGATCGCCGACGCCGATCCCGAACACGGCTCGACGTTCAGCGGCGGGCCCGTGGTGTGTGCGGCGGCGAACGCCACCCTCGACACGATCGTCGAGGAGGACGTCCCCGGCCACGCCGCCCGGGTCGGCGAGTATCTGCAGTCGGAGGTCGAGGCCGCGACCGAAGAACACGACCTCCCCATTCGGGAGGTACGCGGCCTCGGCCTGATGATCGGCATCGAGGTCAAACGCGGCTCGAACCGCCTGCTGCGGGATCTCGCGCTGAACGAGCAGGTCCTCGCGCTCCCCGCGGGGCGAACCGTTCTCAGGCTCCTGCCCCCGCTCACCATCGGGGAGGAGCACGCGGACCGCGTGGTCGAGGCACTGGTCGAGGTGATGACGTAACCATGAGCACAAAATCGAAGACACGGACGACGGAGACGAACGCGCGCGAACTGCTTGTCGATCTCGTGTCGACGCCGTCGCCGTCGGGGCAGGAGGCCGATGCGGCCGCGCTCTTGGTCGCGTTCTTCGAGGTACACGACCGAGAGGTGTACGTCGACGACGCCGGGAACGTGCGCGCCCCGGCCGACGACTCCGTGCTCCTGACGTCACACATCGACACCGTCCCGGGGAACATCCCGGTCGAGATCAGAGACGGTGAGCTGTGGGGCCGTGGGAGCGTCGACGCGACCGGGCCGCTCGCGGCGATGGCCACGGCGGCCGTCGAGACCGGCGTCTCCTTCGCGGGCGTCGTCGAGGAGGAGACCACCTCGTCGGGCGCGCGTTTCCTCTGTGAGGACCGCACCGAACCCGACGCCGTGGTGAACGGCGAACCCTCCGGCTGGGAGGGGATCACGCTCGGCTACCGGGGCTTCCTCGACGGGACGTACGTCGCCACCTCCGAGTCGGGGCACTCCTCGCGCCCCGACATGAACGCCATCGAGGAGGCGATGGACTGGTGGCAGAAGGTCGAGAACGCCTTCGAGGCCGACGAGTGGCGACCCATCTTCGAGCAGGTGACGACCAAGCCCGTCGGCTTCGACGGCGGTCTCGGGGCGGACGGTCTCTCGGTGGAGGCGACGATGGAGGTGCAGTTCCGCATCCCGCCGGCGCTCTCCGCCGACGAACTCCGCGAACTCGCCGACTCCAAACTGGTGGAAGGAACGGTCCACTGGGAGAAACCCATCCCCCCGGTGATGGAGTCACCCCGGACCGAAGTCGCCCGTGCGTTCCGGGTCGCCATCCGCGGCGCCGGCGGCAGTCCACGCCTGCTTCGGAAGACGGGCACGAGCGACATGAACCTCTACGCCGACACGTGGGACTGCCCGATGGTGACGTACGGCCCCGGCAACTCCGACCTCGACCACGCGCCGGACGAACACCTCCCGCTCGACGAGTTCGACACCTCGGTCGAGATCCTGACCGACGTCGCGCGAACGCTCGCGGACGGCTGACCGACCCGGAGACGACAGACCACGGACGACTGCCACGGAGACGACAGACCACGGACGACTGCCACGGAGACGACACGAAGTCACATGACGCTCTCGACAACTCATCTGCTCGATATCGACGACCTCTCGGCCGCGGACGTCCACGCGGTGTTGGACCGCGCGACGGCGCTCAAGGCGGGGACTGACGACACACGGCTCCCCCAGCGAACCCTGGGGATGATCTTCGAGAAGCCCTCGACCCGAACCCGCGTCTCGTTCGAGACGGGGATGACACGGCTAGGCGGGCACGCCGTGTTCCTCGGGCCCGACGACATCCACCTCGGTCACGGCGAGCCGATCGCCGACACGTCGCGAGCGCTGTCGCGGTACGTCGACGCCATCATGGCTCGCCTGTTCGATCACGCCGACGTGGAGGAACTCGCCGAGTACGCCGACGTCCCGGTCATAAACGGGCTCACGGACGATGCCCACCCGTGTCAGACGCTCGCCGATCTCCTGACGATCTGCGAGCGGTTCGGCTTCGAGGACGTGCAGGTGGCGTGGGTCGGCGACGGCAACAACGTCGGCCAGTCGTTCGCGCTCGGCTGTGCGCTCGTCGGCATCGACCTCGTCGTGGCGACGCCCGACGGCTACGGCATGAGCCAGTCGGTGCTCGACCGTGCGGCCGCGCTCGGGTCGGCA
This Salinigranum marinum DNA region includes the following protein-coding sequences:
- a CDS encoding acetylornithine/succinylornithine family transaminase, whose amino-acid sequence is MSGFVFSEKPIQIERGEGPYLYTDDGTEYLDFGASYAVAALGHAHPRVTEAVQAQVEDLVYVQASYPNSARTELYEKLGALGPADEERALGKVWLCNSGTEANEAAMKFARNATGRSKIVATKRGFHGRTMGALAMTWKDKYKKPFEPLAGGIEFVTYGDAQELEEAVDGETAAVFLEPVQGEGGIHPASTEYLRAARDAADEAGAALVFDEIQTGVGRTGTLWACEGAGVVPDMLTTAKGIANGLPLGATLCADWIADADPEHGSTFSGGPVVCAAANATLDTIVEEDVPGHAARVGEYLQSEVEAATEEHDLPIREVRGLGLMIGIEVKRGSNRLLRDLALNEQVLALPAGRTVLRLLPPLTIGEEHADRVVEALVEVMT
- a CDS encoding [LysW]-lysine hydrolase, producing MSTKSKTRTTETNARELLVDLVSTPSPSGQEADAAALLVAFFEVHDREVYVDDAGNVRAPADDSVLLTSHIDTVPGNIPVEIRDGELWGRGSVDATGPLAAMATAAVETGVSFAGVVEEETTSSGARFLCEDRTEPDAVVNGEPSGWEGITLGYRGFLDGTYVATSESGHSSRPDMNAIEEAMDWWQKVENAFEADEWRPIFEQVTTKPVGFDGGLGADGLSVEATMEVQFRIPPALSADELRELADSKLVEGTVHWEKPIPPVMESPRTEVARAFRVAIRGAGGSPRLLRKTGTSDMNLYADTWDCPMVTYGPGNSDLDHAPDEHLPLDEFDTSVEILTDVARTLADG
- the argF gene encoding ornithine carbamoyltransferase gives rise to the protein MTLSTTHLLDIDDLSAADVHAVLDRATALKAGTDDTRLPQRTLGMIFEKPSTRTRVSFETGMTRLGGHAVFLGPDDIHLGHGEPIADTSRALSRYVDAIMARLFDHADVEELAEYADVPVINGLTDDAHPCQTLADLLTICERFGFEDVQVAWVGDGNNVGQSFALGCALVGIDLVVATPDGYGMSQSVLDRAAALGSAPEIADTPESAVAGADVVYTDVFVSMGEEAEREEKLAAFDGYQVDAALLSNAKPGTKVMHCLPAHRGEEITHDVVESDRAIVWDQAENRLHAQNGLLVELLDAN